Proteins encoded in a region of the Xiphophorus couchianus chromosome 11, X_couchianus-1.0, whole genome shotgun sequence genome:
- the umodl1 gene encoding uromodulin-like 1: protein MSWILSIWASGALLALCSGQSAAEEGNNLYPSGYHLCIRNQSRNVSFLVIHPFPYTVTRPCGGWLLWTTCTVTLYKMMHQIEYKTVKEQVTRCCDGYEQVGRYCSLSVNRSDEFAAKPGSCPTADGPSPSFVDCEFDLDCPGWQKCCQRCGRFLCSDPTRAEQEVGFQGSFWNTTVTVKMDYQQLLSKENGLLNLTRLLQAMITGALDSEVSIFYLSSRPVHPYRVSTSLLIRSNSPLSLHSASSKLHLLLKHIPEVSSVTVRDVDECVHPALHRCSTQTHCSNTLGSYRCVSQQEYLDGDPDDPGVNCTGGTGVGTTAMPPVVNTTFSWTLSSTRDPSGDGSVPLGTGGTTALTNTSPVTYNSSHASLGRSSAPATSMSQAAASALSAAPCRPPRISGLWSANVTGTSMSVQWSTQVQSNQTFWITLSKTSEVPERWETNRTMIELNGLQPGVLYNVTVTPCACGGQGSALHMMVKTDAQTLDATTRLTNIKFNQDLSNSSSQAYKNLTETFTQEIYKSLPPEIKAMVDSGQVRIEIQSFYLGSVVVDFSIIFNPSPGQAVGNVSSALVQSLMNSSQFTVDGNSTSINDFDECASGENDCSQWAICTNTWASYTCICLDGFIDNNPERPGRKCQANGTVDTISAPEVSTISPTPPVPTFAQATNSSKTTNPVLATSANGPPFRFAIPTATANNNNIPPTTATSATLYIAPVITSTTQTSNNSPTLVINVPTSHSAALTNTLRTTSIPMILSTNLITTAAPRTTTITDSEINTTHSTTSSSQVVSSVVPTTTTTPSITSTTPSSALRSATDSSLSGALSVHCRVAAITVTLAKAFLVSAKIPEGALYLGMSECGVNGGNASHVQMTVAWNECDTRLVHNETMYTASVKLFNGMDPYTAEGGAVEVPRIRLEVPIMCSYMTSMLISADFGSMGYNMIKDVITGLGSFQVAVQLMNGTAPLPHNYSLSPGQAVVMEVSLNSTSDQMKVVINKCWTTPTQNPADPNSYTFLENSCPLNDFTKVLMNGNSTTSLVSVQIFSFVNLNVIYLHCKVQICVQVGSNTCIPDCFQRTARTGNTIGTSVGSSGPILRLSEESLEEKLNTIHIVGFSCLGVGVCLCFIVGFVCLFYCQRNRIGHYNFNVKPKEENFTYLVFNT from the exons ATGAGCTGGATCCTCTCGATCTGGGCGTCCGGGGCCCTGCTGGCTCTCTGTTCGGGACAAAGTGCCGCGGAGGAAG GAAATAACTTATATCCCTCCGGCTACCACCTGTGTATCCGGAATCAGAGCAGAAATGTGAGTTTCTTGGTAATTCATCCGTTCCCTTACACCGTGACGAGGCCTTGCGGCGGCTGGCTTCTCTGGACGACGTGTACCGTCACCCTTTACAAGATGATGCATCAGATCGAGTATAAGACAGTAAAGGAGCAGGTGACGAGATGCTGCGACGGCTATGAGCAAGTTGGTCGCTACTGTTCCCTGT CTGTAAACAGGAGTGATGAGTTTGCCGCCAAGCCAGGATCCTGTCCAACTGCAGATGGACCGTCTCCCAGTTTTGTGGACTGCGAGTTTGATTTGGACTGTCCAGGCTGGCAGAAATGCTGCCAGAGATGTGGCCGGTTTCTCTGCAGCGATCCGACAA GAGCAGAACAGGAAGTGGGGTTTCAAGGAAGCTTCTGGAACACAACGGTGACAGTGAAGATGGATTACCAGCAACTGTTGTCCAAGGAAAATGGGCTTTTGAATCTCACCAGATTATTACAAGCAATG ATCACCGGCGCTCTGGACTCTGAGGTTTCCATCTTCTATCTGAGCTCTCGGCCTGTCCATCCCTACAGAGTGTCCACATCTCTGCTCATCCGGAGCAACTCGCCTCTATCGCTGCACAGCGCTTCATCGAAGCTGCACCTTCTTCTTAAACACATACCGGAGGTGTCATCTGTAACGGTGCGAG ATGTGGATGAGTGTGTGCACCCTGCTCTCCATCGGTGCTCTACTCAGACACACTGCAGCAACACGCTGGGCTCTTACCGGTGCGTCAGCCAACAAGAATATTTGGATGGTGACCCCGACGACCCTGGAGTGAACTGTACAG GTGGCACCGGGGTGGGGACCACCGCCATGCCCCCAGTGGTGAACACAACCTTTTCCTGGACGCTCAGCAGCACACGGGACCCTTCAGGCGATGGCTCCGTCCCGCTCGGAACCGGTGGGACTACAGCTCTGACTAACACAAGTCCCGTCACTTATAATTCATCACACGCCTCACTGGGGAGAAGCTCAGCGCCGGCTACCAGCATGAGCCAGGCTGCTGCCTCAGCTCTATCAGCGGCTCCATGTC GACCTCCTAGAATCAGTGGCTTATGGTCTGCTAATGTCACTGGAACGTCCATGTCTGTCCAGTGGTCAACCCAGGTTCAAAGCAACCAGACTTTCTGGATCACTCTGAGCAAGACATCAGAGGTCCCTGAGCGCTGGGAAACCAACAGGACTATGATAGAGCTGAATGGACTTCAGCCTGGGGTGCTCTACAATGTCACTGTGACACCTTGTGCTTGTGGAGGGCAAGGATCTGCTCTTCACATGATGGTCAAAACGG atgcTCAGACTCTTGATGCAACAACACGACTCACAAACATCAAGTTCAACCAAGAcctgagcaacagcagcagccaggCCTACAAAAACCTCACAGAGACTTTTACACAGGAG ATCTACAAGTCTCTGCCTCCAGAGATCAAAGCTATGGTGGATTCAGGTCAGGTGAGGATTGAGATCCAAAGCTTTTACCTGGGTAGCGTGGTGGTGGACTTCTCCATAATCTTCAACCCAAGTCCAGGACAAGCCGTGGGTAATGTGTCCTCAGCGCTGGTGCAGTCCCTGATGAACAGCTCCCAATTCACTGTGGATGGAAACAGCACAAGCATCAATG ATTTTGACGAATGCGCCTCAGGAGAAAATGATTGCTCTCAGTGGGCTATATGCACAAACACATGGGCCTCCTACACTTGCATCTGCCTTGATGGATTTATAGACAACAACCCAGAAAGACCTGGACGCAAATGTCAAG CGAATGGTACCGTGGACACAATATCAGCACCAGAAGTTTCTACAATAAGTCCTACTCCACCTGTCCCAACTTTTGCTCAAGCTACCAACAGCTCTAAAACTACTAATCCTGTATTGGCAACCAGTGCAAATGGTCCTCCCTTTAGATTTGCCATCCCTACAGCTacagctaataataataatatcccACCAACTACCGCTACTTCAGCAACACTCTACATTGCCCCTGTAATTACCAGTACTACTCAAACAAGCAATAACTCACCAACACTGGTCATTAATGTTCCGACAAGCCACTCTGCAGCTCTGACCAACACCTTAAGAACTACTTCCATCCCAATGATCCTTTCTACTAATCTGATAACGACTGCTGCTCCCAGAACAACAACCATTACTGACTCTGAGATCAATACTACACACTCAACAACTTCTTCTAGCCAAGTAGTGTCTTCTGTTGTcccaacaacaaccactacCCCGAGCATCACTTCTACAACCCCATCTTCGGCTCTAAGATCAGCCACTGATTCCTCTTTGTCAGGAGCCCTTTCAGTCCACTGCAGAGTGGCTGCCATTACTGTCACTCTTGCAAAAGCTTTTCTGGTGAGTGCAAAAATCCCAGAGGGTGCTCTGTACTTGGGCATGTCGGAGTGTGGAGTCAATGGAGGTAATGCCTCCCACGTTCAGATGACTGTGGCGTGGAACGAGTGTGACACCAGGCTTGTGCAT aaTGAAACTATGTACACAGCATCTGTGAAGTTGTTCAACGGCATGGATCCGTACACAGCCGAAGGTGGCGCAGTAGAGGTTCCAAGAATCAGGCTGGAAGTCCCCATCATGTGTTCCTACATGACGAGCATGCTGATTTCTGCAGACTTTGGCTCCATGGG GTATAACATGATCAAAGACGTGATCACGGGTCTGGGATCGTTCCAGGTGGCGGTGCAGCTGATGAACGGTACCGCACCTTTGCCCCACAACTACAGCCTGTCCCCAGGGCAGGCCGTGGTGATGGAGGTCAGCCTGAACAGCACCTCGGACCAAATGAAAGTGGTCATCAACAAATGCTGGACCACTCCCACCCAGAACCCGGCCGACCCCAACAGCTACACCTTCCTGGAGAACAG CTGTCCTCTGAACGATTTCACCAAAGTGTTGATGAACGGCAACTCCACCACCTCGCTGGTGTCAGTGCAGATCTTCTCCTTTGTTAACCTGAATGTGATCTACCTGCACTGCAAGGTCCAGATCTGCGTCCAGGTTGGATCCAATACCTGCATTCCA GACTGTTTTCAAAGAACAGCTCGGACTGGAAACACGATTGGAACAAGTGTTGGATCATCTGGGCCTATACTTAGATTAAGTGAAG AGTCCCTGGAGGAGAAGCTCAACACCATCCACATAGTCGGCTTCTCCTGTCTTGGAGTCGgtgtgtgtctctgcttcatTGTGGGATTCGTCTGCCTGTTTTACTGTCAAAGGAACCGCATCGGACACTACAACTTCAACGTCAAACCCAAAGAGGAAAACTTCACCTACCTTGTTTTTAACACTTAG